The genomic window TCTTCGGAGTTCCTTTTCTAACGCATACGTTCGGGTACTTTCATTTGCCCATTTTAGGTGATACCGAACTTGCAACAGCAGTTCTTTTTGACTTAGGTGTTTACCTCGTCGTAATCGGGGTAACGATGACCATTATTCAAACGATTGGGGAGACGGAATAATGGAAATTTTAATGTCCATTGTATCTGGAATGTTGTTCATGGCTGCTACATATTTAATGCTTTCCAAAAGCTTATTGAGAATTATTATTGGTACAGGCTTATTAAGTCATGGCGCCCACCTTTTGATTTTAACAATGGGTGGCTTAAAACAAGGAACGGTGCCATTACTTAGTGAATATGCCAAATCTTATGTTGATCCATTGCCACAAGCGCTCATTTTGACTGCGATCGTAATTAGTTTTGGCGTTACTTCGTTTTTCTTAGTCCTTGCTTATCGTTCTTATCAAGAACTTGGAACTGACGATATGGAACAATTAAGGGGAAATGATCAAAAATGAACAATTTCATCATCTTACCAATAATATTGCCATTGATAACAGGGATTTTGCTAATCTTTTTAAACAAACAAATAACGATTCAAAAATGGTTAAGTGGTGTGTCTTCTTTAATAGGAATTGTCATCACTGCATCTATT from Bacillus alveayuensis includes these protein-coding regions:
- a CDS encoding multicomponent Na+:H+ antiporter subunit C (product_source=KO:K05567; cog=COG1006; ko=KO:K05567; pfam=PF00420; superfamily=161111; tigrfam=TIGR00941; transmembrane_helix_parts=Outside_1_3,TMhelix_4_21,Inside_22_25,TMhelix_26_48,Outside_49_67,TMhelix_68_90,Inside_91_112), which produces MEILMSIVSGMLFMAATYLMLSKSLLRIIIGTGLLSHGAHLLILTMGGLKQGTVPLLSEYAKSYVDPLPQALILTAIVISFGVTSFFLVLAYRSYQELGTDDMEQLRGNDQK